One region of Hymenobacter sediminicola genomic DNA includes:
- a CDS encoding S9 family peptidase, translating to MHSFRFLGLMLVVSAPALAQTPAAPATALGPLTVDKIMRDPAQWLGTAPSNVYWGEDGRRIYFSWNPDKDRRDSLYQVAPTGTAAPRKVSWREQRTLPASTGEYDAAYTRKVYEKEGDIYLLDLKTQKTRRITNTAERETEPNFALRGKLVSYVRSQNLYTWDPATGETTQRTDFRKGSKPANGQPNDKSERYLRAQQLALFDVIRQKDQDRQARERQQKALAKLRPKAIYIGQQQIDNLQLSPDGRYVTYTLMQEPSSEKVALVPSFVTASGFTEDISTRTKVGAPQTAYELGMYDVARDTTFVLGYRELKGLDEQPAYRKEYQMPAKAPMPADSAKAAATAKKEKPANELRRVQPFGPFWSEDGQRAFLVVRSTDNKDRWIVALDPAAQKITLLDRQRDEAWINGPGIGYGAGNVGWLPDNRRVWFQSEETGYSHLYTVDVTSGQKKALTSGKFEIQKAQLSRDNKTWYLTANATHPGEQQFYHMRLEGGPLQQITSSAGANEVTVSPDGRTLAVRYSYANKPWELFVMDNKAGSKMRQLTRSTTPEFESYPWRDPEIVTIKARDGADVYARLYRPANAVAQGPAVIFVHGAGYLQNAHKWWSQYSREYMFHNLLVDKGYTVLDIDYRGSAGYGRDVRTGIYRYMGGKDLTDHVDGAKMLTEKYGVSAQRIGIYGGSYGGFITLMAMFTQPDVFRAGAALRSVTDWAHYNHGYTDNILNEPYNDSLAYARSSPINYASGLKGALLMCHGMVDTNVHFQDIVRLSQRLIELKKENWELAVYPVEDHGFVEPSSWTDEYKRILKLFETNLKPAEPILGGGTGSGTH from the coding sequence ATGCACTCTTTCCGCTTTCTGGGGCTGATGCTGGTCGTTTCGGCGCCGGCGCTGGCCCAAACTCCTGCTGCTCCGGCTACTGCCCTGGGCCCGCTCACCGTCGATAAAATCATGCGCGACCCGGCGCAATGGCTGGGTACGGCGCCTTCCAACGTGTATTGGGGCGAGGACGGCCGACGCATCTACTTCAGCTGGAACCCCGACAAAGACCGCCGCGACTCGCTGTATCAGGTGGCCCCGACAGGCACTGCGGCGCCGCGCAAAGTAAGCTGGCGCGAGCAGCGCACGTTGCCTGCTAGCACCGGCGAATACGATGCGGCCTACACGCGTAAGGTCTACGAGAAAGAAGGCGACATCTATCTGCTGGACCTTAAAACCCAGAAAACACGCCGCATCACAAACACCGCGGAGCGCGAAACCGAGCCGAACTTTGCGCTGCGGGGCAAACTGGTAAGCTACGTACGCAGCCAGAACCTCTACACCTGGGACCCGGCTACTGGCGAAACCACTCAGCGCACCGACTTCCGTAAAGGCAGTAAGCCCGCCAACGGCCAGCCCAACGATAAGTCGGAGCGCTATCTGCGGGCCCAGCAGCTGGCTTTGTTCGACGTAATTCGGCAGAAAGACCAGGACCGGCAGGCGCGGGAGCGGCAGCAAAAAGCCCTGGCCAAGCTGCGTCCCAAGGCCATTTACATCGGCCAGCAGCAGATAGACAACCTGCAGCTCAGCCCCGATGGCCGCTACGTAACCTACACGCTGATGCAGGAGCCTTCCAGCGAGAAGGTAGCACTAGTGCCCAGCTTTGTGACGGCCTCCGGCTTCACCGAGGATATTTCGACCCGCACGAAAGTGGGCGCGCCCCAGACTGCCTACGAACTGGGCATGTACGACGTGGCCCGCGACACGACATTCGTACTGGGCTACCGGGAGCTGAAAGGCCTTGATGAGCAGCCTGCTTACCGCAAGGAATACCAGATGCCGGCCAAAGCGCCCATGCCCGCCGACTCGGCCAAGGCAGCGGCCACGGCCAAAAAGGAAAAGCCTGCTAACGAGCTGCGCCGCGTGCAGCCGTTCGGGCCGTTCTGGTCCGAGGACGGGCAGCGGGCGTTTCTGGTGGTGCGCTCCACTGATAATAAGGACCGGTGGATTGTAGCTCTAGACCCGGCGGCGCAGAAAATTACGCTGCTGGACCGCCAGCGCGACGAGGCTTGGATCAACGGTCCGGGCATCGGCTACGGGGCCGGCAACGTGGGCTGGCTGCCCGACAACCGCCGCGTGTGGTTCCAGAGCGAGGAAACCGGCTACTCCCACCTCTACACTGTAGACGTAACCAGCGGGCAGAAAAAAGCCCTGACCAGCGGCAAGTTTGAAATCCAGAAAGCTCAGCTCAGCCGCGACAACAAAACGTGGTACCTGACGGCCAACGCCACACACCCCGGCGAGCAGCAGTTTTACCACATGCGCTTGGAAGGCGGCCCACTGCAGCAGATTACCAGCAGCGCTGGCGCCAATGAGGTGACCGTGTCGCCGGACGGCCGCACGCTGGCCGTGCGCTACAGCTACGCCAACAAGCCCTGGGAGCTGTTCGTGATGGACAACAAAGCCGGCTCCAAAATGCGGCAACTGACGCGTAGCACCACGCCGGAGTTTGAAAGCTACCCCTGGCGCGACCCGGAAATCGTGACTATCAAGGCCCGCGACGGGGCCGACGTGTACGCCCGCCTCTACCGCCCCGCCAATGCCGTAGCGCAGGGTCCAGCCGTGATTTTTGTGCACGGCGCCGGCTACCTGCAAAACGCGCACAAATGGTGGAGCCAGTATTCCCGCGAATACATGTTCCACAACCTGCTGGTTGATAAAGGCTACACGGTGCTCGATATCGACTACCGCGGCTCGGCCGGCTACGGCCGCGACGTGCGCACCGGTATCTACCGCTATATGGGTGGCAAAGACCTCACCGACCACGTGGACGGTGCCAAAATGCTCACGGAAAAATACGGCGTCAGCGCGCAGCGCATCGGCATTTACGGCGGTAGCTACGGTGGTTTTATCACGCTGATGGCCATGTTCACGCAGCCCGACGTATTTCGGGCTGGCGCGGCCCTGCGCTCCGTCACGGACTGGGCGCACTACAACCACGGCTACACCGACAACATCCTCAACGAGCCCTACAACGACTCACTGGCCTATGCCCGCTCCTCGCCCATCAACTACGCCAGCGGCCTGAAAGGGGCACTGCTCATGTGCCACGGGATGGTTGATACGAACGTGCATTTCCAGGACATTGTGCGCCTTTCGCAGCGTCTTATCGAGTTGAAAAAAGAGAATTGGGAGCTGGCCGTGTACCCCGTGGAAGACCACGGCTTCGTGGAGCCTTCTTCCTGGACCGACGAGTATAAGCGCATCCTGAAGCTGTTCGAAACCAACCTGAAGCCTGCTGAGCCCATACTAGGAGGTGGCACCGGCAGCGGCACCCATTAG
- a CDS encoding phosphatase PAP2 family protein, translating into MKQISTLVLAVGLLATGSPEAHAQKAPSPYHTRFAVDGPISAGLGALSITGLLLVQTKDGLTDAQLAALNKNDIPKFDRFSAGYYSERAQTAGDLIVYPSLLIAPGLLALDSDVRSRYGQVLGLYLQSMLAADATFTMTIGNVTRYRPFLYGTEGGGSRNSKISTNSFFAGHTAHTAAATFFAAKVYHDFHPGSKAEPFIWTAATVVSVAEAYTRLEAGKHFLSDNLLGLAVGATAGVLVPQLHKKTGNTYSVSPVQGLNANGYSYSGLALTKRL; encoded by the coding sequence ATGAAGCAAATTTCCACTCTCGTGCTGGCGGTTGGTCTGCTGGCCACCGGCTCTCCTGAAGCGCATGCGCAGAAAGCGCCATCTCCCTACCACACCCGTTTCGCCGTAGATGGCCCCATATCAGCGGGTCTGGGGGCGCTCAGTATTACGGGCTTGCTTTTGGTGCAGACAAAGGACGGTTTGACCGATGCTCAGCTGGCTGCTCTCAACAAAAACGACATTCCCAAGTTCGACCGGTTTTCGGCGGGCTACTACAGTGAGCGGGCCCAGACGGCCGGTGACCTGATTGTATACCCTTCATTGCTGATTGCGCCGGGCTTGCTGGCGCTGGACTCCGATGTGCGAAGCCGCTACGGGCAAGTACTGGGGCTGTATCTGCAGAGCATGCTGGCCGCCGATGCTACCTTCACCATGACTATTGGCAACGTGACGCGCTACCGGCCCTTCCTGTATGGCACCGAGGGCGGAGGCAGCCGCAACAGCAAGATTTCTACCAACTCGTTCTTTGCCGGCCACACGGCCCATACGGCGGCGGCTACCTTCTTTGCCGCCAAAGTATACCACGACTTTCACCCCGGCTCCAAGGCCGAGCCATTTATCTGGACGGCGGCCACCGTGGTGTCTGTGGCGGAGGCTTATACGCGCCTGGAAGCCGGCAAGCACTTTCTCTCCGATAACCTTTTAGGGCTTGCTGTAGGTGCTACGGCCGGTGTTCTGGTGCCACAGCTGCACAAGAAAACCGGCAACACGTACAGCGTAAGCCCGGTGCAGGGCCTCAACGCGAATGGCTACTCCTACTCTGGCCTTGCCCTGACCAAGAGGCTCTAG
- the metK gene encoding methionine adenosyltransferase: MPYLFTSESVSEGHPDKVADQISDAILDEYLRQDPASKVACETLVTTDFALVAGEIKSKAHVEAEPIIREVIRRIGYNKPEYLFNADTCEVMNRLHEQSADINQGVERASDEEQGAGDQGMMFGYATKETANYMPLALDLSHRLLQELSKIRREGKEMTYLRPDAKSQVTIRYADDNTPEAIETIVVSTQHDEFNQDEQTMLKQIEQDIKTILVPRVKAQLGSEVQSLFTDSIIYHINPTGKFVIGGPHGDSGLTGRKIIVDTYGGKGAHGGGAFSGKDSSKVDRSAAYAARHIAKNLVAAGVADQVLVQVAYAIGVAKPVGVFVTTYGTTNASNGHGEKLTDGQIAEKVQNLFDLRPYAIVQRLGLRNPIFSESAAYGHMGRQPGTKQVQDANGSTRTVETFTWEKLDYVDKIKAEFGL, from the coding sequence ATGCCGTACCTGTTCACTTCCGAATCTGTTTCGGAAGGCCACCCCGATAAAGTAGCCGACCAGATTTCTGACGCTATCCTCGACGAGTATCTCCGCCAGGACCCCGCCTCCAAAGTAGCCTGCGAAACACTCGTAACAACGGATTTTGCACTGGTTGCCGGCGAAATTAAATCGAAGGCCCATGTAGAGGCGGAACCCATTATCCGGGAAGTTATCCGCCGTATTGGCTATAACAAGCCCGAGTACCTTTTCAACGCCGACACCTGCGAGGTCATGAACCGCCTGCATGAGCAGTCGGCCGATATCAACCAGGGCGTGGAGCGCGCCAGCGACGAAGAACAGGGCGCCGGCGACCAAGGCATGATGTTCGGTTACGCCACCAAGGAAACGGCTAACTACATGCCGCTGGCCCTGGATCTGTCGCACCGCTTGCTGCAGGAACTGTCCAAGATTCGTCGCGAAGGCAAGGAAATGACGTACCTGCGTCCTGATGCCAAAAGCCAGGTTACCATTCGCTACGCTGACGACAACACGCCGGAAGCCATTGAAACCATTGTGGTGAGCACGCAGCACGATGAGTTCAATCAGGACGAGCAAACCATGCTCAAGCAGATTGAGCAGGACATCAAAACCATTTTGGTGCCCCGCGTGAAGGCGCAGTTGGGTAGTGAGGTACAGAGCCTGTTCACCGATTCTATCATCTACCATATCAACCCTACCGGCAAGTTCGTTATCGGGGGGCCTCACGGCGATTCTGGCCTGACCGGCCGCAAGATCATCGTGGATACCTATGGTGGCAAAGGTGCCCACGGTGGCGGTGCTTTCTCGGGTAAGGACTCCAGCAAAGTAGACCGTTCGGCCGCCTATGCCGCCCGCCACATTGCCAAAAACCTAGTAGCTGCCGGCGTTGCCGACCAAGTGCTGGTTCAGGTAGCTTACGCCATTGGGGTAGCGAAGCCAGTAGGCGTATTCGTGACAACCTACGGAACCACCAACGCCAGCAATGGCCACGGCGAAAAGCTCACCGACGGTCAGATTGCCGAGAAGGTGCAGAACCTGTTCGACCTGCGCCCTTATGCTATTGTGCAGCGCTTGGGTCTGCGCAACCCTATTTTCAGCGAATCGGCAGCGTATGGTCACATGGGCCGCCAGCCCGGTACCAAGCAGGTGCAGGATGCTAACGGCAGCACCCGTACCGTGGAAACCTTCACCTGGGAAAAGCTCGATTACGTCGACAAGATCAAAGCGGAGTTTGGCCTATAG
- the hpf gene encoding ribosome hibernation-promoting factor, HPF/YfiA family, whose protein sequence is MKVQMHSVHFDADQKLLDFIQKRLDKLETFYDRVTEGEVILKLNNKDGIANKTVEVKLFVPGATLFSQEDAPSFEAAADAAADSLKRQITKHKEKLLTH, encoded by the coding sequence ATGAAAGTACAGATGCATTCGGTGCACTTCGACGCCGACCAAAAACTGCTCGATTTCATCCAGAAACGCCTCGACAAGCTCGAAACCTTTTATGACCGTGTCACGGAAGGTGAAGTGATTCTGAAGCTGAATAATAAAGATGGTATTGCCAACAAAACTGTAGAAGTAAAGCTGTTTGTACCTGGCGCTACGTTGTTTTCGCAGGAAGATGCGCCTTCGTTTGAAGCGGCAGCCGACGCGGCGGCTGACAGCCTGAAACGCCAGATTACGAAGCATAAGGAAAAGCTGCTTACTCACTAG
- a CDS encoding tyrosine-type recombinase/integrase — protein sequence MDLFFNYLRSERRYSPHTLLSYQTDMRQFATYLKNTYELAEPAQADHTLIRSWVVTLMQQDLDPRTVNRKIACLRSYFKFLLTTGVISRNPMLRIKAPKMAKKLPDFVPEDSLNGLLNSFEFPDTFAGIRDQLVLELLYGTGIRLSELIGIRPDDVSLPGRTVRVTGKGNKQRIVPLNPTLVVVLTNYIAFRKREFGPEGNAQPALLVTDKGEPLYEKLVYRTVKHYLSQITTASSQQHPHVLRHSFATHLLNKGADLNAIKELLGHANLAATQVYTHLSIDKLKSVFEQAHPKA from the coding sequence ATGGATTTATTTTTCAACTACCTGCGGTCTGAGCGGCGCTACAGCCCGCACACGCTGCTCTCTTACCAGACAGATATGCGGCAGTTTGCCACCTATCTCAAGAATACCTATGAATTAGCTGAGCCTGCGCAGGCCGACCATACGCTTATCCGCTCGTGGGTGGTGACGCTGATGCAGCAGGACCTCGATCCGCGCACCGTCAACCGTAAGATTGCCTGCTTACGCTCCTACTTCAAGTTTCTGCTGACCACCGGAGTTATCAGCAGAAACCCGATGCTGCGCATCAAAGCACCCAAAATGGCGAAGAAGCTGCCCGACTTCGTGCCGGAGGATAGCCTCAATGGGTTGCTTAACTCTTTTGAGTTTCCGGACACGTTTGCAGGTATCCGCGACCAGCTAGTATTGGAACTGCTCTATGGCACCGGAATCCGCCTTTCGGAGCTAATCGGGATTCGGCCGGATGATGTGAGCCTGCCGGGGCGCACAGTGCGGGTTACAGGCAAAGGCAACAAGCAGCGCATCGTGCCGCTCAACCCCACACTGGTGGTTGTGCTTACCAACTATATAGCATTTCGCAAACGCGAGTTTGGTCCAGAAGGCAACGCCCAGCCGGCACTCCTCGTTACGGACAAAGGTGAACCGTTGTATGAAAAACTAGTGTATCGAACTGTGAAGCACTATTTGAGTCAGATAACGACTGCTTCGTCGCAGCAGCATCCGCACGTGCTACGTCACTCCTTTGCCACGCATTTGCTGAACAAAGGCGCTGATCTGAACGCCATTAAAGAGTTATTGGGCCACGCGAATCTGGCCGCCACGCAAGTCTACACCCACTTGTCCATCGACAAGCTGAAATCAGTCTTTGAACAGGCCCATCCCAAGGCCTGA
- the rpsU gene encoding 30S ribosomal protein S21, giving the protein MIIVQIKENESVDRALKRFKKKFERTGVLKELRRRTFFQKPSITNRKQKQKAIYKQVTYGNDNNA; this is encoded by the coding sequence ATGATCATCGTACAAATCAAGGAAAACGAGTCGGTTGACCGCGCCCTCAAGCGTTTCAAGAAGAAGTTTGAGCGCACGGGCGTTCTGAAAGAACTGCGTCGTCGCACGTTTTTCCAGAAGCCTTCCATCACCAACCGTAAGCAGAAGCAGAAGGCCATCTACAAGCAGGTGACCTACGGCAACGACAACAACGCCTAG
- a CDS encoding acyl-CoA dehydrogenase family protein — protein sequence MELVATENQTMIAQMVRDFGAQHIKPHMMKWDESQEFPVEVFHKLGEMGLMGVLVPQEYGGAGFGYTEYVTAIAELSKIDGSIGLSMAAHNSLCTGHILQHASEEQKRKYLPKLASGEWIGAWGLTEPNTGSDAGNMRTVAVEDGDHYVLNGAKNFITHGKTGNVAVVIARTGEVGDSRAMTAFIIERGTPGFAAGRKEDKLGMRASETTELIFTDCRVPKENVIGQVGDGFVQALKVLDGGRISIAALSLGIAQGAYEAALQYSKERYQFNQPISNFQGISFKLADMATEIEAASLLTYRAADMKDRGLSVNKESAMAKLYASEVSVRVANEGVQIFGGYGYTKDYPAEKYYRDAKLCTIGEGTSEIQKLVIARTLLK from the coding sequence ATGGAACTGGTAGCTACCGAAAACCAGACAATGATTGCCCAGATGGTGCGCGACTTTGGCGCGCAACACATCAAGCCCCACATGATGAAGTGGGACGAAAGCCAGGAATTTCCCGTGGAAGTGTTTCACAAGCTGGGCGAAATGGGCCTGATGGGTGTACTGGTGCCGCAGGAATACGGTGGTGCTGGGTTTGGCTACACTGAATACGTGACGGCTATTGCTGAACTGTCGAAGATAGATGGCAGCATCGGCCTGAGCATGGCAGCACATAACTCACTTTGCACCGGCCATATTCTGCAGCATGCTTCCGAGGAGCAAAAGCGCAAGTATTTGCCTAAGCTGGCTTCCGGCGAATGGATTGGAGCCTGGGGCCTCACCGAACCCAATACGGGTTCTGATGCCGGCAACATGCGGACCGTGGCCGTTGAAGACGGCGACCATTACGTACTGAACGGTGCCAAAAACTTCATCACGCATGGCAAAACCGGCAACGTCGCCGTCGTTATTGCCCGTACTGGCGAAGTAGGCGACTCGCGGGCCATGACGGCCTTCATCATCGAGCGTGGCACACCTGGTTTCGCGGCGGGCCGCAAGGAAGATAAGCTAGGAATGAGAGCTTCTGAAACCACAGAACTCATCTTCACTGATTGCCGCGTACCCAAAGAGAATGTCATTGGGCAAGTTGGTGATGGATTTGTGCAGGCGCTTAAGGTGTTGGACGGTGGCCGTATCAGCATTGCGGCACTTAGCTTAGGCATTGCACAAGGTGCTTACGAAGCAGCTCTGCAATATTCCAAGGAGCGGTATCAGTTCAACCAGCCCATCAGCAATTTCCAGGGCATCAGCTTTAAACTGGCCGATATGGCAACGGAAATCGAGGCGGCTTCTTTGCTCACCTACCGAGCAGCCGACATGAAGGACCGGGGTCTGAGCGTGAATAAGGAGTCGGCAATGGCCAAGCTCTATGCTTCGGAAGTGTCGGTGCGCGTTGCAAATGAGGGCGTGCAAATCTTTGGAGGCTACGGCTATACCAAGGACTATCCGGCCGAGAAATACTACCGCGACGCCAAACTGTGCACCATCGGCGAGGGCACCTCTGAAATTCAGAAGCTCGTCATTGCCCGGACCCTGCTCAAGTAA
- a CDS encoding polysaccharide biosynthesis/export family protein translates to MFRLDDAVKGMDTTKLRRVVNRVNRNYTIQPNDFLAVRVYTNNGERIIDPNGELQFGSPPGGASLPSAGNRNAGAVQSSASSGTGQGAGQTANFSEFLVQTDGYVTLPLINRVRLSGYTLLQADSVLQIKYSEFYKGVFVTTRVTNNRVIVLGSPGGRIVPLTNDNMNLLEVLAAAGGVDGASGAGAATLYRSGGKVSNIRIIRGDLKNPQIEQVDLTTINGMRRANLQMEPNDIVYIEPIRRPFIDGLNDAAPLLGLAGLFLTSISLIISLTR, encoded by the coding sequence ATGTTCCGGCTGGACGATGCGGTAAAAGGCATGGATACCACCAAGCTGCGCCGCGTTGTGAACCGAGTAAACCGGAATTACACGATCCAGCCGAACGATTTTCTAGCGGTACGGGTGTATACCAACAACGGCGAGCGGATAATTGACCCCAATGGGGAACTACAGTTTGGTTCACCTCCCGGAGGCGCATCGTTGCCCAGCGCCGGAAACCGCAATGCCGGCGCTGTACAAAGCAGTGCCTCTTCCGGCACCGGTCAGGGAGCAGGCCAAACGGCTAACTTCTCTGAGTTCCTTGTGCAGACCGATGGATACGTTACGCTTCCGTTGATCAATCGTGTAAGGCTGAGCGGCTACACGCTGCTGCAGGCAGACAGTGTACTCCAGATTAAATACAGTGAATTCTACAAAGGAGTCTTCGTCACGACTCGGGTGACGAATAACCGGGTAATTGTGCTGGGCTCACCGGGCGGAAGAATAGTGCCGCTTACGAACGATAACATGAACCTGCTGGAAGTGCTGGCCGCCGCTGGCGGTGTAGATGGCGCGAGCGGCGCTGGTGCGGCAACCTTGTACCGTTCTGGAGGTAAGGTATCTAACATCCGCATCATCCGTGGAGATTTAAAGAACCCACAGATTGAACAGGTAGACCTAACAACTATTAATGGGATGCGCCGTGCTAATCTGCAAATGGAGCCAAATGATATTGTATACATTGAGCCCATTCGACGTCCTTTCATTGATGGGCTAAACGATGCGGCTCCTCTGCTGGGCCTTGCCGGGCTTTTCCTGACCAGCATCAGCCTTATTATAAGCCTTACGCGGTAA
- a CDS encoding polysaccharide biosynthesis tyrosine autokinase — translation MAVNENAELEELIRNATGSGGVSTVPTDAEAADEGGGLDFDTLLLVARRSLLWLLLLIGLGLTGSWLFLRYTKPIYKSSSLLKIDEKTEAGALGLGGALGETAGGRQNISKLSGEVELIKSNIIYRRLKDSLDLDVNYYAEGTVLESELYGVSPFRVEYGGDILFNTKFGLSFTSPTRFRLSYLQAGQEQTGEYSIGEPFRIGGMTLRIRTTPTMDASALDRTFHFIINDEGAINSYLDRNLLVEIVNPDANTIQISFQDFTPSKARAIVNKIDTVYLQEKIAQKQAATAQTLQFLDQQLTENRQNLAVAEENLQSFARQNKTYDVKATIGDLTARLEKQEEERLKLAEKIRLLNEVAALAEQGAITAREDMTVEQSIPALATIDNPQLAQQLTELNGLQWNLRRLSRSYKETTEAVQQQREALNYVKGNLRRTLRQSRELLSSQLAALDRQRNSFTSELQTLPQKATELARLTRPLELYEKSYLMLMDKKVEFNIAKAGTTPDFQILSPASMPNVPISPVRLMVYAIGLASGIVLGLSLMAVRYFMHNTVTSVRELERATQASVLGVIPTYDKEKMAVSKLVVDKNPKSAISESIRSIRTNLDFISSAKKKRLISVTSTISGEGKTFVSVNLGGIIALSEQRVVILDLDMRKPKVNLAFGAENVKGISTILIEKHTIQECIQHTSIPTLDFISAGPTPPNPSELILGAKFDEMLAELHKTYDVILIDTPPVGLVTDGILIMRKADIPIYIVRANYSKKAFLKNINKLMRANNFTRLSTILNDATSSGMYGYGYGYGYGYGYGQGYYEETKPTESAITRLRKRFS, via the coding sequence ATGGCCGTTAACGAAAACGCCGAGCTGGAAGAGTTGATCCGAAATGCTACTGGTTCCGGTGGAGTAAGCACTGTGCCCACAGACGCAGAGGCTGCAGACGAAGGAGGTGGACTTGATTTTGATACGCTGCTGCTGGTTGCCCGGCGGAGTCTGCTTTGGCTGTTGCTGCTGATTGGGCTGGGCCTTACAGGTTCGTGGTTGTTTTTGCGCTACACCAAACCGATATACAAGTCTTCGTCGCTGCTGAAGATTGATGAGAAAACGGAAGCTGGCGCGCTGGGATTAGGTGGGGCGCTGGGCGAAACAGCTGGTGGCCGGCAAAACATCAGCAAGCTTTCAGGAGAAGTAGAGTTGATAAAATCCAATATTATCTACCGCCGCCTGAAAGACTCCCTGGACCTCGATGTAAACTACTACGCCGAAGGGACTGTACTCGAAAGTGAGCTGTATGGTGTTTCACCGTTTCGGGTGGAGTACGGAGGAGACATTCTTTTCAATACAAAGTTCGGCCTCAGCTTTACAAGCCCGACACGCTTTCGGCTTTCCTACTTGCAGGCCGGGCAGGAGCAAACGGGCGAGTATTCTATTGGTGAGCCTTTTCGGATTGGCGGCATGACGCTACGCATCCGTACTACGCCAACGATGGATGCTTCCGCGCTTGACCGTACGTTTCACTTCATCATTAACGACGAAGGCGCTATCAACAGCTACCTCGACCGGAACCTGCTGGTGGAGATAGTAAATCCTGACGCCAACACAATCCAGATTTCCTTCCAGGATTTCACACCTAGTAAAGCCCGCGCTATCGTCAATAAGATAGACACGGTATACCTGCAGGAAAAGATTGCGCAGAAGCAAGCCGCTACCGCGCAAACCCTGCAGTTTTTGGATCAACAGCTGACGGAAAACAGGCAGAACCTAGCAGTTGCAGAAGAGAACCTCCAGAGTTTTGCGCGTCAGAACAAGACGTATGATGTCAAAGCTACTATCGGTGACCTTACTGCCCGGCTGGAAAAGCAGGAAGAAGAGCGGCTGAAGCTGGCAGAGAAGATTCGGTTGCTAAACGAAGTGGCCGCCCTGGCTGAGCAAGGCGCCATTACTGCCCGGGAAGATATGACGGTAGAGCAGAGCATTCCGGCACTGGCTACCATCGACAACCCTCAGCTAGCACAGCAGCTGACCGAATTGAACGGATTGCAATGGAATCTGCGCCGTCTTTCTCGCTCCTATAAGGAAACGACCGAGGCTGTACAGCAGCAGCGGGAAGCGTTGAATTACGTGAAAGGTAATTTGCGCCGTACGCTTCGGCAAAGCCGAGAGCTGCTCTCTAGCCAGCTGGCCGCATTAGACCGCCAACGCAATTCTTTCACTTCAGAATTGCAAACCTTACCGCAAAAAGCCACCGAACTGGCCCGGCTCACGCGCCCATTGGAACTGTACGAGAAATCGTATCTGATGCTGATGGACAAGAAAGTGGAGTTCAACATTGCCAAAGCCGGCACTACGCCCGACTTCCAGATTCTGTCGCCGGCGAGTATGCCAAACGTGCCTATTTCACCCGTGCGGCTTATGGTATATGCCATTGGGCTGGCGAGCGGTATCGTGCTGGGCCTGTCGCTGATGGCAGTGCGCTACTTTATGCACAACACCGTCACTAGTGTGCGCGAACTAGAGCGTGCGACGCAGGCTTCCGTACTGGGCGTGATTCCTACCTACGATAAGGAAAAGATGGCCGTCTCGAAGCTGGTGGTGGACAAGAACCCCAAGTCAGCTATTTCGGAGTCTATACGTTCCATTCGGACCAATCTGGACTTTATCAGCTCAGCCAAAAAGAAGCGGCTGATTTCGGTTACTTCTACCATTTCGGGCGAAGGGAAAACGTTCGTCTCAGTAAATCTGGGAGGCATTATTGCGCTGTCGGAGCAACGTGTAGTGATTCTGGACCTGGACATGCGCAAACCCAAAGTCAACTTGGCTTTTGGAGCGGAGAATGTGAAAGGAATAAGCACCATCCTAATTGAAAAGCACACCATTCAGGAGTGCATTCAGCATACGTCCATCCCGACCCTGGACTTTATTTCGGCCGGGCCCACACCACCTAACCCATCAGAGCTGATCCTGGGGGCCAAGTTCGATGAGATGCTGGCCGAGCTGCACAAAACCTACGACGTGATTCTGATTGACACGCCGCCTGTTGGTTTGGTGACGGATGGTATCCTTATCATGCGCAAGGCTGACATTCCGATTTATATCGTGCGGGCCAACTACTCCAAGAAGGCTTTCCTTAAGAACATCAACAAGCTGATGCGGGCCAACAACTTTACCCGGCTCAGCACCATCCTCAACGATGCTACTTCCAGCGGTATGTATGGCTATGGTTACGGCTATGGCTATGGCTATGGCTATGGGCAGGGCTACTACGAGGAAACGAAGCCGACTGAGAGTGCCATTACCCGCCTGCGTAAGCGGTTTTCTTAG